The genomic interval TTACGCCATGGCGCTGTCCGCCGGGCGCGGTGACAGCGCCGACCGGATGATCTCGGCCGCGCTGCGCCCCTATGGCAAGCGCACCCGCGCCAATTCCCGCCGCCTGACCAAGCGCCGGTGATCCGACCCCCTTACGGGATCTTGACTTCAATTACCTTGGCGCATCGCCATCCGATGAGGCCAACACATGAAAAAAGCGGCGGGAAAATCCGCCGCTTTTTCAATGCTTAAGGCGATGATCTCAGATCAGCTTGCCCATCGCGACGGCGGTATCCGCCATCCGGTTCGAGAAGCCCCATTCATTGTCATACCAGGTCAGGATGCGGCACAGGCGGCCCTCCATCACCTTGGTCTGATCCAGATGGAAGATAGAGCTGTGCGGGTCGTGGTTGAAATCCGACGAGACCAGCGGCTCATCGGTATAGCCCAGAACGCCCTTCAGCGGACCATCGGCGGCGGCTTTGATGGCGTTGTTGATCTCTTCGACCGAGGTGTCCTTGCCTGCTTCGAAAACCAGATCGACGACAGAGACATTCGGGGTCGGCACGCGGATCGCGACGCCGTCCAGCTTGCCCTTCAGTTCCGGAAGCACCAGACCCACGGCCTTGGCGGCGCCGGTCGAGGTCGGGATCATCGACAGGGCGGCGGCGCGGGCGCGATACAGATCCTTGTGCATCGTGTCCAGCGTCGGCTGATCGCCGGTATAGCTGTGGATCGTGGTCATGAAGCCGCGGTCGATGCCGATCGCGTCGTTCAGCACCTTGGCCACGGGCGACAGGCAGTTGGTGGTGCAGCTTGCGTTCGAGACGACGACATCGTCCTTGGTCAGCTGATCGTCATTCACGCCGAAAACGATGGTCTTGTCGGCATTTTCAGCCGGGGCCGAGATCAGCACGCGCTTGGCGCCGGTCGACAGATGCGGCTGCACCTTTTCCTTCGAGGTGAAGATGCCGGTGCATTCCATGATGACGTCGATATCGCCCCAGGGCAGGTCTGCCGGGTTGCGGATGGCGGTCACCTTGATCGGGCCGCGACCGACATCGATGCTGTCGCCGTCGACCTTCACCTCGGCCGGGAAACGACCGTGAACCGAATCGTAGCGCAGCAGATGCGCATTGGTTTCCACCGGGCCCAGATCGTTGATGGCGACGACCTCAATGTCGTTGCGGCCGGATTCAATGATTGCGCGCAGAACGTTACGACCGATGCGGCCAAAGCCGTTGATGGCAACTTTCACAGCCATGGATCTCTCTCCTGTCCAAATGACGTCGCTTCCCTCTATCGCGTGCGGAAAGGCGATGCAAACGCCGACAAAAGGATGCTGCCGGGATCAGCGCCAGAAACTGACATATTCGATGAAATTATCCAGACCCTTGCCGACCAGAACCGGCAGATCGTCCTGCAGGAAAAGAAAATCGACCGCAAAGATCGTCAGGATCAGCAGAAACAGGCAAATCGCGATGGAATTGGTCATGGCAGGCTCCTGCTGTGCTTATCCTGCGTTGGACCGTTCGGCGCAAGCGTCACGGGGGCGGGATCAGTCTTCTTCCTCGTCAAGCGGCTGGATCAGCGTCAGCTCGCCCGAGTCGGTCATCTTGCGAATCGCGGCGACCACCTCGTTCATCGCATCCTCGATATCGCGTGCGCGCAGCTTGCCCAGTGTATCGCGTTCCTCACGCAGCCCTTCGGCCATGCGCTGCGACAGGTTATCCAGGATGAAATTGGCGGTTTCGATATCTTCGGGCGCGGTGGCGGCCAGGGCGCGGACCAGAACGGCCTGATCGACCTGCCGCGTGACGCGCGGGATATCCTTTGGCTCGATCCGGGTGGGGATATGGGCGAAGATGAAGATCGCCTTGCGCACGCCGCCTGCAAAGCCCTGATCCTGTTCCTCCAATGCGCCCAGAACGTCATCGCGCAGATCGGCGGTCGCGAAATTCAGAAGCGCCCCCACGCGTTCCGCCGCCGGGGTCGAGATCGCCGGTTTCGGAACCGATTCCGCAGCCTGCAGCAGGATCAGGCCGACGCGCTGCAAGGCCTGCTGGCTGACACCCGAGGTCATGGACATGGCCGCCGCAACGGCGCGGGCGCGGTCGCGGGGCAGGGCGACAAAGGCTTCGGATGCGCGTTCGACCGGCAGTTTCGACAGCATCAGTGCCACAAGCTCGACCGCTTCGGAATTGGCCAGTTTTTCGATGGCATCTGCCGGAAGCGCGGAAATGCGCGCCCAAGGGTCGCCATGGCCCGATACCGCAGCCATGCGGCGCAGGTGATCGGCGCTGGCATCGGACAGCTTGCCCCCCAGCATCGCCAGCGTGCCATCCAGATCGCCGGGGAAGGTCAGCCCGACCGCTTCCAGATTGTCGCAGAATTCGGTGATGATGGCGTCGCGGGTCTGGCGGTCGATGATTTCCATGCTGGCCATGGCTTCGGCAACAAGCGTCTGGCTGTTGGTGTTCAGACGCGACAGGCTGGCCGCATCTTCATCATCCAGCAGCAACCGCACGATCACCGCCGCCTTCTGGCGCCGACTAAGCCCGTCTTGTGCCCGCATAACAACCCCCGGATTGACCCTGATTCCTGTCGGCCAATCTGGCAGGTCATGGCTAAGATCCCGTTACCAGGACCTTAGCAAGCCCTTAAGATTACAGAGGATTTGATTCAAATACGCGTTTGAAGATCGTATCCACATGCTTGGTGTGATAGCCCAGATCGAATTTCTCCTCGATCTGATCGGCGGACAGCGCGGCGGTGACTTCGGGATCGGCCAGCAATTCCTCTTTGAAATCCTTGCCCGCTTCCCAGACCTTCATCGCGTTTCGCTGCACCAGGCGATAGGCATCCTCGCGCGAGACGCCGGCCTGCGTCAGTGCCAGCAGGACCCGCTGGCTCATCACCAGACCTTTGAACTTGTTCATGTTCTTCAGCATGGTGTCGGGATAGATCACCAGCTTGTCGATCACGCCCGCCAGACGGTTCAGCGCGAAATCCAGCGTGATGGTCGCATCCGGGGCGAT from Paracoccus fistulariae carries:
- a CDS encoding antibiotic ABC transporter, whose translation is MVIGLRVAGMMGMIAQSPGEPFRMVAEKQAAASESLYAMALSAGRGDSADRMISAALRPYGKRTRANSRRLTKRR
- the gap gene encoding type I glyceraldehyde-3-phosphate dehydrogenase; its protein translation is MAVKVAINGFGRIGRNVLRAIIESGRNDIEVVAINDLGPVETNAHLLRYDSVHGRFPAEVKVDGDSIDVGRGPIKVTAIRNPADLPWGDIDVIMECTGIFTSKEKVQPHLSTGAKRVLISAPAENADKTIVFGVNDDQLTKDDVVVSNASCTTNCLSPVAKVLNDAIGIDRGFMTTIHSYTGDQPTLDTMHKDLYRARAAALSMIPTSTGAAKAVGLVLPELKGKLDGVAIRVPTPNVSVVDLVFEAGKDTSVEEINNAIKAAADGPLKGVLGYTDEPLVSSDFNHDPHSSIFHLDQTKVMEGRLCRILTWYDNEWGFSNRMADTAVAMGKLI
- a CDS encoding FliG C-terminal domain-containing protein; its protein translation is MRAQDGLSRRQKAAVIVRLLLDDEDAASLSRLNTNSQTLVAEAMASMEIIDRQTRDAIITEFCDNLEAVGLTFPGDLDGTLAMLGGKLSDASADHLRRMAAVSGHGDPWARISALPADAIEKLANSEAVELVALMLSKLPVERASEAFVALPRDRARAVAAAMSMTSGVSQQALQRVGLILLQAAESVPKPAISTPAAERVGALLNFATADLRDDVLGALEEQDQGFAGGVRKAIFIFAHIPTRIEPKDIPRVTRQVDQAVLVRALAATAPEDIETANFILDNLSQRMAEGLREERDTLGKLRARDIEDAMNEVVAAIRKMTDSGELTLIQPLDEEED